The Arachis hypogaea cultivar Tifrunner chromosome 14, arahy.Tifrunner.gnm2.J5K5, whole genome shotgun sequence DNA window GTTCTGCTCTAAAACCAAAATATGTTCATGAACACCCTAACATTATAAAGCTTACTACAAATTTCACCATCAGAATCAGTCAAAAATTGCATGTATGCCCCTTTTGCATACATGCAGTTGAAGTTTGTAGTTATTCTTCTTCTTAACTTACCATCTTTTCCTTGAAGTCTGATTTTTTTACATGAACCAAATTCGATGTGTTGAAGAATTTAGACGCATGCAGGTCCAAACTTGACTAATTGCAGAATGATTTGGTCCATATGGAACAGCAACTATTTACATCTGCAACTGGAGAGAGAAATTGACTGGTTCTGTTCTAGACTGGAATGTTGTCTAAGGAATATCCGTCGAAGTCAAACTCATTCTCGGCTAGTCCAATGCCTTCCTGTTACCAGAAACACAGAAAAATGTCAATttgttcataataataataataataataataataataataataataataataataaaagcataaGCAGGCTTATAAATTCTGTGGCAGCCTTTCAAGACTATTAAGGGAATAAAACCGAGTCTAAGAAAGAATGACCTATATTTTCTCCATTGCCACTCTATATTTTCTGCCTTGAGACACGAAACAGAATCTTAGGGCCTAGAAGAAGGAATGACCAACCTGTTTCAGAAGTGCACTCATAAGATCCTCCTGCCCGTATTGCTCGGGGAAGAAGTTAGTCTGGGAGCTTGCATCAGGAACTCTTTCAGCCTTCACTCTTACCGAATTGTCAATGAGAAGCGGATTCTGGGGCTGACTAATGCTTTGGAGATTACCTTGATCCATGCCTTCACCTATGGAGAACATGTCTTTCCCCATTGAAGAAGTAGTATCTCTATTTTGTCCAGTTTGTTGAATAGATGTAAAACCCGGATGGACCAAAACTGATGGTGAGACTGAGACATCAGTGTTACCTTGTACATGATTTGAATGCTGAGTAGCATCATATGTCAGGCCAGCGGTTGTTAAGTCCCAATCTTGGGATTTTTGAGGTTGGAGTTCGTTAAACATATCATAATTCGGAACAAAGCCACTGGATCCTTTGATTCCTGAAGTAACTTCCTCTTGTAACATTCCTTTTGTTGTGATATTCGATATACCTGGATGGCTTCCAAGAGGGAAACTTCTGACTGACATCTCGTTAGTTTGATTCATGGGGAAATTCAAAAATGAAGAGCTTTGTGGTACTTGATTATAAGCAGCATTTATGTTGCTGGAGCTAGCAATCCCATTTCTGATAACACCGTTGGAAATTCGGTTTGGTACTGTTGGTTGCAACAATGAAGTTGGAAGCTGGTTAACATGAGAACCATTTTCACCTATCATCTGACCTCTTGGTTGGGATTGACCCATTTGCATCAACAAGGGGCTTCTCTGTGCGACAGAAGCATTGATTCGCATATTCAAGTTACCAAGGGATTGGGCAGATTGGTGCAGATTGGCAAGCTGCTTTGGCTCCATGTTGGTAGGGATTCCGTGAAGCAAGTTTATCGGTTTATTGGTATTCAAATGCTGCATTTGCCCTTCTCCAAATCTTAATTTCGGGCTTTCGAAACTGAAAAGATTCCGTTGCTCAACTAGAGGCATGGACATAACCGGTTTTGCAGTTGATCTGCCAAGTCCTGCTGCTTGAAGCTTGGCTAGACTTTGTGCTGGGAGCTGGCCAGCGACTGAAAGGGCTTGAAGGTCAATTCCATTGATCGATGTTGACCCAAATGTTGGATCTTGTGGGTTCATGAAGGAATTGTTCAAGTTGTTCTGCTGCTGGGAAACTCCACTCAGCCTCCGAAGATACAATCGGTATTTCTGCACCAAAAACATGAAGAAGGAGTTAGCTGCTTTGAGCAATAGCTTATGCGTGCTAATCGAAGAGACAGAGacaacattaattgtttagctcTTTGAAAAGGAAATCTAAAACAAAGCGCAGTAGTCGGAGAGATGACGTCAACATTAATTATTTAGGTCTTTGAAAAGGAAATCTAAAACAAAGCGCAATAGTCGGAGAGATGACGTCAACATTAATTATTTAGGTCTTTGAAAAGGAAATCTAAAACAAAGTGCCGTTGTCGGAGAGATAAAGACAACATTAATTATTTAGCTCTTTGAAAAGGAAATCTACACTGATGCGCGGTAGTATCATACCTGAAGGTGGCTAGCGACGTTTTCTCTGGTAAGTCCAGGAACATTCATCAATTCCAGAATCTTTTTCGGAACAGCCTCTGTATATAAATGCCAAATTTAGGAGCATAATACAATGCACTACATTTTAGATAAATCTCCAACAAATCAGGCAAGAAGAAACAACAACTTAATGCTTCGCATATAGGATATTATTCAAGAAAGTATTCCAAGAGATCAATGGGGAAAAAAATCTAATTGagagtttaaaacaattagtcACAAGAGGATCTTAATTAAGCACTAAAATTAATTTAGCTATCTATCCACAATCTAGAAAGCCTAGATGCAATGATTATAAGGGTTGAGTTGTGGCATTCACAACCCTCTTATCGCAAACCATCATTGGACTCACCCATTCTGTACCACATTAGATTGGGAGGAATCAAAAAGCAACAACAATGAAAGGAATTTTTATTGAGACTACAATTGAAGAATACATACTGTCAATTCCAAGTTGATTCACAGCAGCCATAAACTGTTGATGAAGCTCAACAGACCAAACCACGCGCGGCTTCTTCAAAGTGGAACTATCATCCCTCTCATCAGCATCTTCTTCCTCGTCCCTTCTCTTCTTTGAGCTTTTCCCTTCATTTGCTGAGGATGAGTAATCCGCATCATCAGATACCTTTTGTTGACGATCTCCTTCATCTATGCTTCCCGATTGCTCTGGATCTCTCCAACCAGTCTTTCTCTTCCGAACCACATGCTGCCATATATTCTTCAGAGCCTCGATTCGCACGGGTTTAATTAGGTAATCACAAGCACCATGAGTCACACCCTTCATAACAACATGCTTTCCATCGTCTGCGGACATCACTGTTAACATCAAATACAATTAGTCACTAACTAGATCAATGTGATTCATCCATGAAAGGAATCTAATTGAAAACAATACTTACTAATAACTGGAAGGTCCATCTCCAACCCAATATGCTCCAAAAGCTTAAATCCATCCATGTCAGGCATATGCACATCACTTATAACAATGTCAAATCCATTCTTGTTCCCTCTCAGAAGTTCCAATGCAGCCTCAGCACACTTGCATTTTGTAACTGAAATAGCTCCAATTTCATCAAAACTCAGAAACAAATGAAGAAAAATCACAAATGAGATAAAAGCAAATCTGGCATCTATTCAAAGTTTATACAGTCAATTCCAAAATATCTGCAAAAGGAAAACATCTAGCATCTCAATGAGAAAACAAGCAAAGTTAAACGAAATCAATCACagaggaaaaaaaaattaaaagtgagtaaataaataaataaacgaaGATGTTAGCAGAAGAATATGATATTACAGCAACAACCATAGATAAAGAAcaagtttagatttttttttttttaaaaggaaaTAACATGTGACAAGATGTGATCAGCAACTAGTACCTATATGCACATAAACATTAACAGAAATGAAAGTAAAGTTGCTCTCTTTTTCACAAATTCAAGATGGGAATCATCAAAAACAAGTTGAATAGAGAGAATTCAGCAACTTGGAAatggaaaaccaaaaaaaaaattaaagaaaaatcagaaaagaaaagtgagtaagcACCTTCATAGAGGCAAGCTTTAAGCATCTTCTCAAGGATCATGAGGCAGGTGGGGTCATCATCCACCACCAGAACCCGGAGACCCGCCGGAAACTGGTCGGAGACAGCATCTCCGGTGGACCTCAGATGCGAACCTGATGAACTAGGCGTTGACATGGTGGATCCCTTGACGTTGCTAAGATTCATAGTTCACAGATCCAAAAAACAAATCAAGGagacaaaaacacaaacacaagGAGGGCATGAAACATAAAACAAAAACCACAACAAAACAGTGACCTCAAAACACTGTTCCTTTCTCACTTCACATAGCTGAGATTGACATAGAAaagttgaaaattaaaaaaaccaaACGAGTTTGAGAAACTTGGTAGAAGGAACAGAGAAAAGGGTTGcccaaaaaccttttcttttcttttttttttttttaatttttttctcttttggagCAGATAATAGTATATAATGGAAAAAATATTCGGGTTCTGGGGGTTCTGATTCTGAAGCTGGTGATGCTGTTGTCACTGTTGCACGCTGATGCTGAATTTCGGGCGTAGTTTTATTATTTACTCTAATTAtaccaataataataaattttaattactaaattttttttaaataaaaaatgagattcgaatttttaagtgaatattaaaaaattatatcatttgaactataatttaTAGACtgttactaaattaattttaaatttttattttttagacaaaTAATTTTTACATCAGATTAACTTGAATTAAATGATTTTATTTAAagtaacataaaataataattttggtaTTAGTTGAgttaatattatcatttttatttaaaattaattttaatatattaattttataaaatattttacacgattatttaattatattatttttttaaatatttatttacgtaataatataaaaaataattattgatgttatgtaattaaatatataatattaaaattatttttgtattttactaAATTATTACAAGAaggcaataaaaaataaatggttgggttttgtttaattattttagacgctttgaataaaaaattgaaagttGGGTCTCACAGTTGTGCTCCTGAAAGAGTGGATCCAGCTCATTTCATTGGATTAACTAACCCCACAtgtaaccaagttgggttggtctagtggttagctcactagtccgcttaagcaagtgtcgggggttcgaatcccgccttgtgcatgcagcaacccattggccagcggcaaacccttaaatggagctcagtaccgcgacggattagtccttgacctgccgggttgggggataccgtgggaaaccaaaaaaaaaaaactaaccccACATGTGACATGCCACATAAACACACCACAACACAACCTCTCATATTCAtccaatgatttttttttttttcccttctatttaattttatatacttcgttgagaattttttttttctttctccatgtttttttccctattttttagtcttcattcttcttttctcttACTTTTCAAAATCAATGTCTAAACTCTCAAATCGTTTCATTaaagatataaatatatttaatttttatataatacaattaataaaaaagattataatttaataattaaataatttatgacAATTTATGACTTGatagaaattaaatttaatttttttagacacaaacataaagactttcaaattaaactatttagtttatttttatatatatgaatACAGATATTCTGCACTTCAttgtaaatttaaaataaagatgtaaatgaaacaaataaaaaatattaaatatattatttccaatttttttttatttttttatatattaaaaaatacctAAAACAACAACTCTGGTATATGTAGTATAAGATGAAATATGACATTTTAAGTTAAAATTATAATTCACTCtttaataaaaaaggaaaaagaaaaaagatgaaggGAAAAATGTTTATCTCTTAATgcaataaaaactaaaaagtaaaaacaaaccTAGTATATTaaatgattgaaaattttttaaatgttgTTGAAGtattaatattctaataattttaatcgttaattttaattaatatatattatatatattttttataattaaaattagaacattaatattttaattatttcaattattaattttaattaatatatattatataattaaaattattaactaaaattattaaaaattgatatttcaagaacatttaaaattatttctaaatgaTTAAATccattttaaaagatattttaagtgGACAATAATGTCacaactcaaacaaaagaaaaggtTGTAAGATGGTTTACCGCAGCACACAACGCTGCTGCAATCATTATAATAGATTTTGTATACGATTTTCTTTCATTCTCTAGGATAATGGTTAATCTTCAAAATTTAATGATTGAAAAACATGTACTATggtttttcctttctttctttactAATTTATTGGTCCTTCTTATTAATTGACCGTTTTAATTTTGGTCAGCTTTTATTTAGTtattccataaatatataaatgGAAAAAATCTTCttactttatatataataattgatgACAATcagattcaaaattttaaatcaacaattaatttcaattaataggTTCATTTATTTGtactttgaagaaaaaaaaataggtttttttatttaaataaatataaaaattattatttattaaaatgcgtaaaaaaaaatcaaatctcaagTACTCCCATTTCACATGAGCCAAGCCTAAGTCAAAAGGATAATTCTAGTTTTGATCTTTCTTGCGTATTTTGGTAATAAtggtttttatatatttatttaaataaaaaaatcggaaaaaaaattgTGTGTATTTATTTGTACTCTTAGGGAGAaaccgtaaaaaaaaataaaatctatcaattttaaaaatatcgaTTCACAAATTTATTCTCAtgttctgtatatatatatttaaaaaaaaagcctttaaaaaatattactttttagatgtaatatatattatgataaaactaatatttttatgtaaaattattcTATTATGCTAATCTTAGAAGTGATATAAAATTATACTAGGGTTATTGGTTGTTATAGTgcgtaaaaaatattttaattaaaatattaaacatataatagttattttatacaaataaataaataacacaataattttttttccaaaatatcgcataatataaaatgaaaaatgttaggagacaaatatattttattaatactaACCAATACTTTAGATTAATAcattatttttatactaataaaatttagaattttggattataatttaatattaactaaatatcgactaaataataaattttatagataaataacattgtttatataaaataatattttattcggTACATTGTATCTAGtataatacttatatatatatataatggttatATACATAGTTTATTATTGTATCCAACATGTACTCATATATAATGGGTTTTTATTCGGTATATAATATCAatactcattcatatattcattatggTAAAACATACACAGTTGTTCTGTAACTATTTATTGAGTTCAAAGATATAACGactctaaaaataatataaattaaattatatatacgattttttttatttatttaaaaatgtcaattttgaactaaaatttCAATCATTGTACATACTTATTAAGATAATCAAAAGAACAATATTATTCTCCTTTCAAAATCCCAAATTGAGAAATCCAACTCTAGCCAtaactaagataatgattttggtCAATGTCCATATACATTGGGATATATACGAAGCAAGTACCAAAAACgctatatatattattatccctatataaagtatttaattgattgaattgaatggatAATGCACCTTAATTAGCTTCTTGACATGCACACCATCGTGGAAACGTAACCGACTATATGCAAAAGGAAAATCCGCAATAACTTTTGTTTGTTGCAAACAAATTCaacattaattagttaaaaataaattagtaagTATATATACTTGAATTCATATAGCATCTTGAGGATGGCTTAGGTTTTCATTCACAACTTaatgtatttaatttaaattaatttatattcacaCACTGAGTTAGTCATATAATAGATGAATTTGTCTTTTTGCAATTTTTGTAAGTTtagtgaaagagaaaaaaatgtattGAAAAAGGCCATTgcaatttaaatcaaattagttaaattttttaataatagagTTTGGATAACGATCAAAGACTAATTAAAAACAACACAATTTATGTTCCAATGAATTGAAATATTAATATActacatttttaaaataatagatatatGTGATGGTATAACATTTATTATTCTTATGGATTTGCATATATAGCTTAATAATTCATAAAGCATTTTCCTTAATCAGAAGAAGAGTAGAATATTATGCAACTTGTAatacttttactattagaataTTATTATACTTAAATTATCATATTGCTAATGGCAACAATATTACTTATATTTACTGTATTACTAATTACTTACGTTTTATAGGAACTTTTAaaagcaaaaattaaaataaaaagttttttttaaccgatcatacaaatatatatatcataatattctttatttacaaaataatttataatagtaatatataaataaatactatataattagaatttttatttctctttaaaaGACATAACACATAGcacgtaattaaataaaaatacataagcacaatacaataataaaatatatatccaaacaatttaaataaataCATATGATATATGTCTGTTTTACTAGCTGTAAACTCATGTATCGAGTTCTAATACGATTTGTACTTAGGATTAGGCAGAACAATTTAAGAAAAAAGTCTAAAAAACAAAAGGGTAAATATTCATAAAATGTATTAATAGGTGGCCTTGAagagtataaaaaaatatagtcATGATGAAATATAGTCTATAAATTTTAgtaatacttaaaaaatatagttaaaaagtataaaaaaaaaataacattatgaaATTATCTAGTAGACTTGAAGAGCTAAAcaataaattatcaaattatctcaaataatcaaataaaatgataattttaactaatgttagttttaattatacaaaatttttaaatcaatacaaaaatttaatttcacaataaattttatttaagaaacacgaaatcatgaaaaaaaaaaactatatttctcatgaaatttaAAAGAGTATCATCATAGTAATAATTTTTCATGTCTTAACCAATAACCATACATTTGATTCTCAACTAAATACAATAGTTGAATgtcttaaaaaaagatattataaCACGTTATAGAAAGAAtaaaggaaaaatagaaaaagttAATTCTGAAGAAAATAAAccatcaaataaataaaatttaaaaaaaattaaaaatactatttcgAAATTTTAATGTCAAAACtaaataatcaattttttaaaaaaaagtataattaaattaaaatattttagttatcaTGTGTTTAGAATAACAAAAAATGTGGCTAGCTATAACTTTAACTATTCTCTGAATACTATCAGAATTTGATAATCACTTGAAACACAATAATTACAGATATCATAAAAACAAGCCATGCAATATAATGGCATGAAATTCGATGTGGGTATGTAGTTGGGAAACTTTCTCTTGAATTGGTGGGAGAAGACTTGAAGCAGTAACTCTAACTTTTTAAGGGACCCCAACCCCAAAATGAATGATAATAATGTTCTGCACTATGTGCAGTGTTGCACTCTGACTCTTTtgtttgttttctgttttttctttttctttttctcaaatTTACAgcctgatttttttatttttaatttttttttgtttctgattGGTTGCAAATCGGTGCCATACCCCTGAAGGGACACGTGTCTCCTAGCTGAAGTTCAATAGGATAAGGTTACCCTTGTCTCATATATCATCGTTCTTTCGCTCTCTACTCTTGAAAAACGTGCACTCACTTCACTCATACAAGTTGTACCAAAATATCACTCATAGTTTGATAAAAATGGGAGATTTCTTGCATCAAACAACTAACTACTATATAACAATTTCTTACCAAGCTTTATTTTGGAATGCACATCCCCGTTATTTTTTATTTCGaatttttgtctctaatatttgaCTCAAAACTTTAagttattcttaatattttaaatattttatttaaatttttaacgctATAAAATTGTTATAATATTATCGTATTGTTAATTTTATTAACAATTCTATATTAAAGAAGTGGAGGTTATAATTTGTTAAACCTTAAAATGGTTTATGAGATTGGCGTCGTGTACTAAAATCGTTCTTAAGATTTCAACTGCACTAATTAAGTTATGAGATGGACAAAAATGTACTATGTTAGTTCCTGACCTATTTTCTATTAACAACGTGATAATGTGGGCTGTTAGTAATACGTGTCACTCCATGATTTagccacgtgtaatggtatgatgatgtgttgaccagtgacacgtggcatgctgacgtggatggtCATGTCACGTGTCAGTGTTATTTGACCATGTGTCTGTTTGTGCCACGTGTTGCAACCGTATTCGTCCACatgtcatccattatgtcatcattgtagatacactaaattagtccctcactttgcgttaagtgactcatttttagtccctgaaattgaatgtcggaCACCAAACTAGTCACTTCActagttttttatcctttttttctataaattcaaaattctcaatatctttgaatccattaatttcaattttattgtttcacatgttatttaaatataagtgcttttataaaatattttttctcttgcaggtacccctaaccgccgtcttggagttgacgtgaagatATTTCAAACACCAcactaccatctccgacctctttcgtcTAGACTGAAGAGGTCGAAAATGGTAATGAGGGTGCTTGAAGTGCTTTTAGTCTAGCACATTTACACACAACAGAAATGTGTATTTCATAAGAACCGAAAAAaatgtgtattttaatttttaatttcttgttaaaaatatttttttttatgaaaaatgtgtctaatcaatcatataattctttttttataataacatacttatatattacaaaatttaccaatgttaaattattatagaaaaaaatttatataattaaaactaaaatcttaaaattttttataaaagcacttgtatttaaacgataggtgaaaaaatagaattgaaattagtgtattcaagatattaaaaattttaaatttttaaaaaaatgagaaaaaacagGT harbors:
- the LOC112741683 gene encoding two-component response regulator ARR2 → MNLSNVKGSTMSTPSSSGSHLRSTGDAVSDQFPAGLRVLVVDDDPTCLMILEKMLKACLYEVTKCKCAEAALELLRGNKNGFDIVISDVHMPDMDGFKLLEHIGLEMDLPVIMMSADDGKHVVMKGVTHGACDYLIKPVRIEALKNIWQHVVRKRKTGWRDPEQSGSIDEGDRQQKVSDDADYSSSANEGKSSKKRRDEEEDADERDDSSTLKKPRVVWSVELHQQFMAAVNQLGIDKAVPKKILELMNVPGLTRENVASHLQKYRLYLRRLSGVSQQQNNLNNSFMNPQDPTFGSTSINGIDLQALSVAGQLPAQSLAKLQAAGLGRSTAKPVMSMPLVEQRNLFSFESPKLRFGEGQMQHLNTNKPINLLHGIPTNMEPKQLANLHQSAQSLGNLNMRINASVAQRSPLLMQMGQSQPRGQMIGENGSHVNQLPTSLLQPTVPNRISNGVIRNGIASSSNINAAYNQVPQSSSFLNFPMNQTNEMSVRSFPLGSHPGISNITTKGMLQEEVTSGIKGSSGFVPNYDMFNELQPQKSQDWDLTTAGLTYDATQHSNHVQGNTDVSVSPSVLVHPGFTSIQQTGQNRDTTSSMGKDMFSIGEGMDQGNLQSISQPQNPLLIDNSVRVKAERVPDASSQTNFFPEQYGQEDLMSALLKQEGIGLAENEFDFDGYSLDNIPV